From the Verrucomicrobiia bacterium genome, the window TTATGATAAAACAAAATCTTTCGCTCATATTTTGGCCAAAGAAATGGAAAAAAAACATCCTAAAAAAATCGTTTCACGCATGGCAAAAAATCTTCGCACAGGCAAAGTGCTCATTGACTGGAGCCAAAACGATTTTCATAAAACCACCATTTGCGCTTATTCTTTGCGTGCCAAAGAAGCACCCACAGTTTCTACCCCGGTAACGTGGGAGGAAGTAGAAAAAGCTTATCGACAAAAAAAAATGGAATATTTAAATTTTACTTCGGACGATGTTTTACAACGAGTTCAAAAATGGGGAGATTTAATGGCTGACGTCTTAACCTTTAAACAAAAATTGCCCAACCTTTAAAAGGCGGATTGCTTTTTCAAGATAATTTCGGTTAGATAGTTTTGCACAAAATAAAAATTCATTTATACTTTTTAATCTGCATGTTTCGTCTTTTTTTGATTTCTACACTCTCATTTTGTATCTCTTTATTTGTCGGTTGTAGTAAAGGCAATCAAGGCCCCGGTTCTTTCCCTCCGGTTCCAGTTGAAATTTATCGAGTCAAAAAAGAAAAAGTTGTGGAGAAATTGCCGGCCGTGGGTTCGCTTGAGGCAGAAGAAGCAGTAGAAATCACACCCCAGACTTCTGGCATCATTGAAGCGATTCATTTTGAAGAGGGTCAAACTGTAAAACAGGGTGATCTTTTGGTGAAATTGGAAAGTCAAAAGGAAGAGGCAGAATTGGCGAATGCTGAGGCTTCGTTGGAGCTGGCAAAAATCAATTACGAGCGCGCTCAAAAACTTTATCAGGAAAAAAATTTCTCCCAAAAAGAGTTAGACGAATCGTCAACGCTCTATCGAGCACAAACAGCCGTTGTGGAACGATTGAAGGATCATCTTAGAGATCGATTTCTTTATGCCCCTTTCGATGGACGCGTAGCCGCTCGCAATTATAGTGTGGGACAATATGTGGAGCCTAATTCTGTGATCACTTCTCTATTAGCCGATGAAAAGGTTAAAATAACATTTCAAATTCCGGAAAATGAAGCGTCTCGTTTACAAGTGGGTCAAAAAGTCGAGATCAAAATTTCGGCTTATCCCAATGAAATTTTTAGAGGAACAGTTTATTTGGTAGACTCTCAGCTCGATTTATCGACACGAACGCTAAAAATCAAAGCACTGGCAGATAATCCCAATCAAAAGCTGAAAGCGGGAATGTTTGCCAATGTCGCAGTGATAGTGGGCGAGCGCGATCAAGCCATCACCATTCCCGAAGAAGCGATTTTGGTGCGCGATGATAATTTTTCGGTTTTTGTGGTAAAAGATGGCATCGCTAAGATGCGAGCTGTTAAATTGGGCATTCGTCTTCCGGGCAAGGTGGAAGTACAAAAAGGATTGCAGGAAGGTGAGGAGATTATTGTAAATGGATTGCAAAAAGTTAATGAGGGATCGCCTGTTGCTCCCAGCGAATTTCCTTCTGATAAATCACCAGTTAGTTAAGACCCATGACCCTTTCTGAACTTTGTATTCGACGCCCAATTTTTGCTACGATGCTCAATTTGGTTGTTATTTTATTTGGTTTGATTGGCTTGTCACGTTTACCTGTTCGCGAGTTGCCTGATATTGATCCTCCGATTGTTTCCGTCACTACGATTTACCCTGGCGCGAACGCGCAGGTCATTGAAACAGAAGTCACGGAACGCTTGGAACAAGAAATCAATAATATCCCAGGCATTAAAACATTAACTTCAGAATCGCGCCAGGAGGTCAGTCAGATTACTGTCGAGTTTGAACTTAATCGTGATGTGGATATTGGCGCACAAGATGTGCGTGATCGCGTGTCACGAGTTCGCGGCTTATTGCCGAAAGATGTAGAGGAGCCGATTATTGCTAAACAGGATGCTGATGCGGAAGCGATTATGTGGATCGCTTTGTCGAGCGATCGTTATTCCACTTTGGAATTAACAGAAATTGCAGAACGTCAATTTAAAGATCGTTTGCAAACGCTTTCGGGTGTTGGGGGTATTCAGTTAGGGGGTGAAAAACGCAAAGCGATGCGGCTTTGGCTTGATTCGGAAAAAATGGCAGCGCGGGGCATTACCGCAAATGACATTCGTGAAACTTTGGAACAGGAAAATGTGGAATTGCCGTCTGGATCCATTGAAAATCTTAAACGCGAACTAACTCTTTTTACTCAAGGTCGCATGACACGACCGGAAGAATTCAACAATCTCATTATTAAATTTGATCGTGAGGCACCGATACGGTTGAGAGATATTGGTCATGCTGAATTGGGGCCCGAAGATGAACGAACCATAGCACGATATAATGGCCGACCTGCGGTAGGTCTTGGAGTTGTCAAACAATCAGAAGCCAACACCGTGGAAGTTTCAGATCAAGTCAAAAAAGAGTTAAAAGTCATCGAGCCCACCTTGCCCACGGGCATTACTATTAACATCGCATATGATTCTTCGACTTTTGTGCGACATTCTATTCACGAAGTGGCACAAACGTTGTTGATTTCCTTTTTATTAGTAGTTGCCATTATTTTTCTTTTTTTAAGAAATGGTTGGGCAACATTAATTCCTTCTTTGGCTATTCCAGTTTCGATTGTGGGAACGTTTTTTGTGATGTATATTTTAGGATTCAGCTTAAATATTTTAACTCTATTAGCTTTAGTGCTGGCGATCGGGGTGGTGGTAGATGATGCTATTGTGGTTTTAGAAAATATTTATCGCCATATCGAAGAAGGCATGTCACCCAAAGAAGCGAGTATTCAAGGCATGAAAGAAATTTCAACAGCTGTGATTACTATTACTATTTCTTTAGTGGCAGTATTTTTTCCAGTTACTTTTCAACGAGGTATTGCTGGAGTTTTGTTCGGTGAATTTTCTGTCGCTATTGCAGCCTCGGTTGTTATTTCAGCTTTTGTCGCGTTGACTTTAACGCCTGTTTTATGCGTTCAATTTCTTCATCGCCCCAAGCAACACGGTCAACTCTTTCAAAAGTTTGAAAATTTTTTTAACTTTTTATCTGATCGGTATGTGAAATGGCTCGATCGAACTTTACATTATAAAAAAAGTGTCATTGCTTTATTTCTTATTTTAACCGGCATTACCTTTTTTTTAGGAAAAATACTACCCAAAGAACTTTTTCCAGAAGAAGACAAAGGCTACATTTTAGCGCTATTTTTTGGTCCGGAGGGAGCAACGTCGGAATACACCGATCAATCGCTTCGAGAAGCAGAAGCGATGGTAAAAAAATTGCCCGAGACTCAAGGTTTTTTTTCTGCTGTGGCTTTAGCGCGAGGCGCTCCGGGTCAGGCAAATTCCGGCATTATGTTTGTTGGTTTAAAAGAAGACCGCAAACGTTCGGTTCAAGAAATCATTCGCCCAGGCGCTCCAGATTCGCTTTTCACTAAGTTCATAACTCAAATTAAGGGCGTTCAGGCCATTGCGATAGCGCCTAAGGCTCTAAGTGGATTTGGAGAGTCTTATCAGCTTGTTTTGCAAGGGCCTGATTTAAAACAAATTGATCGCGCGGCTTTACAAGTCCAGGGCGAACTGATGAAAGCGGGCTTTCTAGGACAGCCGCGCATTAGTTTTAATTTTGAGAAACCGCAATTGGACATTGAAATTAATCGAGATAAGGCAGCGGCTTTGGGAGTTTCGGCGCGAGCCATTTCTGAAACGTTGCAAATTCTTTTAGGCGGTTTGGAGGTTTCGGAATTCACCGAAAAAGGAAAAGAGTATGAGGTGATTGCTCAATTGGAGCGTTTTGATCGGCTTACCCCGCAATCGCTCGCCACGCTGTATGTGAGAACGAAAACTGGAGATCTCGCGCCTTTGAATAATTTTATCACATTAAAAGAAAAAGGATCAGTCAACACGATTACTCATTTTGCGCGCATGCGATCGGCAACGATTAGTGGCCAACCTCAAGGAGTGAGTTTAGGAGAAGCTGTCGCACGAACGGAAAAAATTCTTTCCCAGAAATTGCCGGCTGGCATGAGTTATCGCTGGCAGGGCGAAGCGCGCGAGTTAAAAGACAGCGTGAACGAAGCGGGCATCGTGCTTCTTTTAGCTATTATTATTATTTATATGGTGCTTGCTTCACAATTTGAAAGTTTACTGCATCCTTTCACAGTTATGTTGGCTGTGCCTCTGGCTCTTTTTGGCGCTTTGGGACTGCTTATGATTCTTGGTTTGGTTAATAATTTCGCTTTGATTAAATTTTATGCGCCTCCCGAAGCGTTGCCTTGGTTTATTAAAACATTAAGCCAAATTCTTCCCGAAATCCCTTCGATGTCTTGGAATATTTATAGTTTGATAGGAGGTCTTTTACTGATGGGGCTTGTTACAAAAAATTCCATTCTTTTAGTTGAGTTTGCGAATCAAAAAATGCGGGAGGGCACTACAGCACATGAAGCTATGTTGGAAGCAGCTCGTCTTCGTTTACGTCCTATTTTAATGACAGCGCTTTCCACGATCATCGGTATTTTACCGATCGCGATAGGATGGGGTGCGGGTTCAGAAGGACGACGCCCTTTAGGGGTTGTAGTCATTGGCGGCATGTTAACTTCAACTTTTTTGACTTTATTTGTCGTGCCAACTTTTTATGTTATTGCCAGTTATTTCCAAAAACGTGTGCGCGAAAAAATTTAAACTTTTTAATACGTCTAAAGGCGTATTGGACTTTTTATTTCAAGCGCGGCATATTGATATAGAGTTAAAATAAAATCTTTTAGCTCAACTAAGTATAGAGGAGATAAAAAAAAATGAAAACTTTAAGACAATCAAATAAAAGATTTCGACAACTCATCGTGTCAAGTCTTATGGGCTTGGGCTTTTTGGCTCTACCCTTTTCTATGCAAGCGGTGATTCGGCTCAATCCTGAGTTTGCCGAAAATGGCAGTGTTAATTCTGAACGCTTTGCTCTTGCATCGGGCAATAAGCGAGCGGTGTATGTTGCCGATCCTGGCGCGCTGGGAATTTTCGAGCTTTTTAGTGTTCCTATTAACGGAGGGGATTCGATCAAGCTCAGTGGCAATCTCACGGTTGGAGGCAATGTGGGACAGGTTGAAGTAACCTCCGATGGCACGAAAGCTGTTTTTTTGGCGGACAAAGATATCGATGGAAAATTTGAACTTTATAGCGTTCCAACTACGGGCGGTTTATTAACTAAGTTGACTATCTTTCCTGATGATCGGGATGTTTTCAATTTCGCTTTGACCCCAGGTGGATCGCGTGTGGTTTATGTCTCAGATGAGCTCGTTGCTGGAAAAAGGGAGCTTTTTTCCATCGGTGTTGATGGATCGAATCCGGTTCATATTAATGGACCTCTGGCTGATGATCGAGATATATTTACTTTTATCATAAGTCGGAATGGATCTCGTGTCATCTATCGAGCCAATCCAGATATTATAACTTCTACTGAGCTCTTTAGCGTCGTGACAACTGGCGGAGGACTAGCAAAATTAAATCCTAATTTTGTTGCCAATCGTGATGTGCTTGATATGGCCATTGACAACCCAGGTTCCAATGTTGTTTATCGAGCTGATCAAGATGCGGATGATCAATTTGAACTTTACGCAGTTCCCATTGCAGGCGGTATCGCAACCAAAATCAATCCTCCTGTAGTCGGGGATGTAGCGAATGGATATCAAATTAGCCCAGACGGCTCAAAAGTAGTCTATCGTGCTGATCAAAATAATATCGGAGTGATCGAACTTTTCGTTGCGCCGATTACCGGTGGTGGCGCGTTTACTCAATTAAATAGCGCTTTAGTGGCCGGAGGCGATGTGTTGAGTATGGCTATCAGTCCCGATGGCAAGTTCGTGGTTTATCGCGCTGATCAAGATGTCGATAATCAAAACGAACTTTATAGCCGCGCGTTGGATTCGATTTTAGCCACTCCTATTAAACTTAATCCGACGTTGGCCAATGCAAGCAGCGATGTGAATATACCATTCGTGATTAGCGGCAATAGCCAATATGTGATTTATAGCGCGGATCAGGACGTTTTGGGAGAAGATGAAATTTATCGCGTTCCGATTCAAGGAGGAACAGCGGTCCAGTTCAATGCACCTTTGGTTGCAACCGGAACTGTCTTGGATTTCAGAGTGAATTCAGATCGTCCTAACGCAGATCAATTGCTTTACATCGCTAATCAAGATTTCGCAAATCGAGTTGAGCTTTACGCGATTGGGTTTGATCCCATATCAGATTTTGATGGTGATAATAAAAATGATATTCTTATCAAAAGGGGTAAGACCTTGAGCTTCTTAACTCGCAACAGCTCCAACCAATTTGAAATCAAAAATATCATTACACCTTTGTTAGCTAATCAAAAAGTTAATACTGCGAATGATTTAAATGGTGACAAACGCCCTGATATCGTGCTGCGAAAGGCAGGCCAACAATCCGTGATTGCTGTGCAAACCGATTTAACCAGTGAGCTTTCCAAGGTTCAATTACCCACACTGGAACCCAAATTCCGTTTCAAAGCGTCAGGTCGCGTAAATGGAGAACAAGTTCTCGTAGCGGCTAAGGGTCTCAAAAAATTGCGATTCTTCGTCGGCACTAATATGGTGGCGCACACTAACGTGAATCCGTTCCAAGTGGTCGGTTTTGGTGATTATCAAGGCGTCCCTAGTTTGATTTTGCGAGCTGGCAAATTTATTCATGCTCAAGCGTTAAATGTCGCTCCCAATCAAATCACCTTAGGAGAACCCGTGAATTTAGGTCGATTACCAAAAAACTTTGTTCCTAAAGCCACAGGCTCATTTCTGAAGGTAAACGATAACGTGGAAGTGGTAGCAACCAAAGGTAAAAAGGTTCACGTGTTTCCTTTACCGGTTGACACTAATTCATTAGGGATTGCGATTTTTACGAATAACGTTCCCATTAATGTGGTGGGCCCAAGATAATTCTCATACAAACAACTAGACCCAGAACGTCCTGCTAAAAAGTAGGACGTTCTTTTTATTGTGGGGGGAAAAAATTTCTGTTAGAGCTTTTTCTAATGAAAAAAAGTGCTTCTGAAGAAATTCATAGCGAAGCTTTTCTGCATCGCATGATGCAACGCCAATTAAAACTTTCCATAACTTGCGCGGCCATTTTTCTTATCGCTGTGCTTAGTCTGCCTTTATTCAATTATTATTTTCCCGAGCTAATGGCTACT encodes:
- a CDS encoding DUF485 domain-containing protein, whose amino-acid sequence is MKKSASEEIHSEAFLHRMMQRQLKLSITCAAIFLIAVLSLPLFNYYFPELMATSLGGFTLSWLILGILFFPLVWIISYFFIRRSMIFEKETLASIKRE
- a CDS encoding efflux RND transporter permease subunit, with the protein product MTLSELCIRRPIFATMLNLVVILFGLIGLSRLPVRELPDIDPPIVSVTTIYPGANAQVIETEVTERLEQEINNIPGIKTLTSESRQEVSQITVEFELNRDVDIGAQDVRDRVSRVRGLLPKDVEEPIIAKQDADAEAIMWIALSSDRYSTLELTEIAERQFKDRLQTLSGVGGIQLGGEKRKAMRLWLDSEKMAARGITANDIRETLEQENVELPSGSIENLKRELTLFTQGRMTRPEEFNNLIIKFDREAPIRLRDIGHAELGPEDERTIARYNGRPAVGLGVVKQSEANTVEVSDQVKKELKVIEPTLPTGITINIAYDSSTFVRHSIHEVAQTLLISFLLVVAIIFLFLRNGWATLIPSLAIPVSIVGTFFVMYILGFSLNILTLLALVLAIGVVVDDAIVVLENIYRHIEEGMSPKEASIQGMKEISTAVITITISLVAVFFPVTFQRGIAGVLFGEFSVAIAASVVISAFVALTLTPVLCVQFLHRPKQHGQLFQKFENFFNFLSDRYVKWLDRTLHYKKSVIALFLILTGITFFLGKILPKELFPEEDKGYILALFFGPEGATSEYTDQSLREAEAMVKKLPETQGFFSAVALARGAPGQANSGIMFVGLKEDRKRSVQEIIRPGAPDSLFTKFITQIKGVQAIAIAPKALSGFGESYQLVLQGPDLKQIDRAALQVQGELMKAGFLGQPRISFNFEKPQLDIEINRDKAAALGVSARAISETLQILLGGLEVSEFTEKGKEYEVIAQLERFDRLTPQSLATLYVRTKTGDLAPLNNFITLKEKGSVNTITHFARMRSATISGQPQGVSLGEAVARTEKILSQKLPAGMSYRWQGEARELKDSVNEAGIVLLLAIIIIYMVLASQFESLLHPFTVMLAVPLALFGALGLLMILGLVNNFALIKFYAPPEALPWFIKTLSQILPEIPSMSWNIYSLIGGLLLMGLVTKNSILLVEFANQKMREGTTAHEAMLEAARLRLRPILMTALSTIIGILPIAIGWGAGSEGRRPLGVVVIGGMLTSTFLTLFVVPTFYVIASYFQKRVREKI
- a CDS encoding efflux RND transporter periplasmic adaptor subunit, with the translated sequence MFRLFLISTLSFCISLFVGCSKGNQGPGSFPPVPVEIYRVKKEKVVEKLPAVGSLEAEEAVEITPQTSGIIEAIHFEEGQTVKQGDLLVKLESQKEEAELANAEASLELAKINYERAQKLYQEKNFSQKELDESSTLYRAQTAVVERLKDHLRDRFLYAPFDGRVAARNYSVGQYVEPNSVITSLLADEKVKITFQIPENEASRLQVGQKVEIKISAYPNEIFRGTVYLVDSQLDLSTRTLKIKALADNPNQKLKAGMFANVAVIVGERDQAITIPEEAILVRDDNFSVFVVKDGIAKMRAVKLGIRLPGKVEVQKGLQEGEEIIVNGLQKVNEGSPVAPSEFPSDKSPVS